GATTAGAACCAGCTGTCAATGTCCAAAACACAGCAAAAACCAGGAACAGTATTCCAAATGATTTTATAGAAATGCCCCACCAGACCAATTCTTTAACGCATTCTTTATTTAAAGCTATGTGAGAATTGGCCTTGTTACTGATTCATTACTGCAAACCTGTTTTTTTCTAATTGCCTTTAACACTTTAACAAATTTTAAATGTCAAACCAACAGAATATTTTGTCATGTTGCATCCCAAagctaaactttttttttaactctggGGAACTTATCATTTCGTAGTGGTGCAAAAGACACTGTGTAGTACAACTTCGATAACAGCTTGGAGATTTTACAATATACCTGAAAACAATTTGAAAAAGAAATGCTCctatccgtgtgtgtgtattgcagaTTTGCAACATGTTAATGTTTCAGTTTtaaaggagtaaaaaaaaaaaaaaaaaaaaaactttaggcCCAATATCAACAAACTCTTATTAACTTAGCATTCCAGCATCCTCAAAAACTTTAGAATATGCAATCCCAGTGACTCCTGAAGGCTTAAAACATGAGTCTTCACAGCACATGACAAGAAGGACTCCCTTGTGCAAACCAATCCCCAGCCCATTAATTGTATGTTGCATGCCACCTGAATTCATTGCAACCTTCAGCTTTTTCTGTATAAAATTTGTTAATATGAAGATGACATTTGGGGCAGAGTTTGTAACTCTTTATCTTCATTACACCCGCAATACATTTCATGACCCTTCAGGTGCTTGTTGTGTGTAGCAATGCAGTCAGGAGATATATGTATCTGGTGTAAAAACATGTACAATGCGTTTGTTTAGAGATGGTGCGATACTACACTTTCTTTTCCGATACCAATACtgaatttttccttttttatatatattttttttcctttaaaaaaaataaataaaataaaactgctaGCCTTTTAAAATGACTTAACTGTAGCCCTTCAGttaatatatatgtacaaaaaaaacttgcacaaaactgtagcttttttttattcagttaaacCCTTACACCAAAAAATCATGTATGctacaaatatattaaagtaTCAATATAATGAAATCAATCTcaacaaaaagtgcaatcaagtTTTAAAAATTTGTTACTGATGGGGTGTTGGTGCCATCTCTTGTTAAGTATTTTTGTACACTAaaatttttgctttaattttatttatctgaTACTTAATAGCaaacttaaatatttttgtgCACATCATGAATCATAAAAATGCGTTTAATATAATACTTTTGCCACTTCACTCACTTTTATGGTCAGGCTAGATCagaatattcagtataactaTCTTTAATTAGTTAAGCCTGAATTATCTTTACTGTAGTCACTTCTTTGTTTGTGAGGGATTTATATTTCTTCATGTTTCTTCATCTAGACTTGTGCACGGTGCTCATGGATGGGATCGTGCGATGCAGACTCAAGTCTCTGCATATCAGCAGAACATTCAGAGAGGTCGTGGAGGAGCAGGTGGCTTTCAGCAGCACGTGCAACGCCCGGATGATCGCCGACCACAGGAGGTACGCATGTATTTATTTGGTTCTTGTGGTCAATAGTAGtcttggtctttttttttttgaattacAAATGTGCTAGAAGTTTCAAGTTGAATGTGCAACTCCTTAAATTCCTGCACCTAAACAGACCTGGAAGAATTGAAGTGATTTTGCTAATTAGATTTCTTGCTTCCCTCCAGGGTTATAATTCGAGGAGTTACGGCCTGCCTCCACCTGCAAGGCGCTACAACTGGAACTGAATCGTTAGCCCTATTTAAAGTAGATCTCGGTGTCTCCTTCATTGTTCTCGAAACCTAacttgttggtttttttttttgtgggctgttaatttgtttttaaaaaaaaaaaaaaaggaaaaaactgGTTTTAGTCAGTATAACAGTTTTTATGAACTGATTTTGTAATTCTTGTTAAATTTAAGAAATACACAAGAATCAAATAGtcgtgtgtgtggtggtgttttttgttttgtttgtttttttgttttgttttgtttttttctttccccctcccccctcaaacaaatatatttcGGATCAGATCGAATATTTTCAACTGAAGCCAGTTAGCATGTAAAAAATGTGCTCAGTTTGGGTTTTTCTAGTGTATTCATCCAGAGCTAAATATTCAGTTTCCACATAATAGATGATTTACGAATGTAGATCTGTGAGCAAAAACAGTCTTAAATGAGAATAGAATAATTAGGTTAATGGACAGAAGTCTTGATgtgaattctgaagtgtttcCATATTAGGCTGCTGAAATCACTTTAATTCTGCTTAAGTTCAACAACTGACTTAATAGTTTCCTCCCTGTTTGGtggaaatcctttttttttaaatatggttTTTAAATTTGTATAGTTTTGTTTTATCACAATGCCCCACATATGTAATGTCTAATATCtagtcaaaaaaaaatcacctcatCGGagttggttttttgttttggtagATAAGGTTTAGCTTATATACACCTGATGGGATAGCAgctgtttaaatgttttgttttggtttttttattttgttttgttttttattaaaaaaaaattggtatgGTGGATTGTCAGAAAACCtatgtatttaattatttgaattttttaaaaaaattgtgcaATTTCTGTAATATTGTGCTAAATGCCTACAGCTGTTCAGCCTGGTCACCAAGACTGGACTAAAGAAATTTACAATTCGATCATAAAATATTTTCAGGTTTTTCCTCATCACAGTTTTGgctatagggttttttttttttttttttttttttttttttaaatctgcttaTACggaaattaaatataaacatgggAATTTTCTGCCTTTTTAATTGTTAGACAAcctgagggagagaaaggacTAAAGAAGCAGCAATGCACATTTTATCAACcactttttaaacataaatCCAGCGTGTAACAAATCGGACTCCCTTAATGGtgcaatatgaacatttattgaaACCCGTAGTATAAATCTCCAACTAAATAAATTTTCCAAAATAATGGATTAATGTCCCATTGCCTTGCAGTAAAGCTGCAAATTATTCAGAATGGTTTCATTGTTAAATTTAGTTCTTAGTTGTTCcagaagacttttttttcccccccttaaATTATAAAACGTTTCCATATGAACAGCATAAAATCTCGCGGTGTCATTTGTGTCCCTTATACTTTGCATCAGGTTTATCTAAAAAGTTGAAAAGTATCTTACAAAAAGCTTCATGAACAGTAATGAAGGGTAAGTGATGTGGACGGTGATTagcctttttttccctcatgtCCATCCACACCACTACCAGTCCGACCGTCAGGTTTAATTTCTGGATGGATATATAATCTAATAAAATCCCCACATTTGTACATGTTGAAATGCGCGTCTCTTTCTGTCCAGTTATTTTAGATTGTTTTTGGAGTCTTTAGAGGCCGTTTCCGCGTCCGGTTCTGGTTCACACAAAACGCTTATTCGTCTACCAAGTTCTGCCGTACAGAAGGTTCGAGCCCGCCATGTTGTACTCCAGGAGGGCGGAGTCCAGGTGAGACAGGCCGCTGAGGTGAGCGCTGTGCAGCGCGGGCGGACTCGGTGCCATGTCCTCAAGCTCATCCGCTGCGGACGCTAAAGACTCCACTGTTTGGCTTCGCTGTTGTAGCGGAACCGCAGGCATGGCAACGTTTTGTCCGGAAGTCTGTGTGTCGGATCCGTTCTGACAGGGTTTGCCGTCTTTGACGAGCACAGGTACGGTCACGCGCCTCGGTgaatgctgctgctgttggCACGCGTCCCCGGCGTCCTGCTGTAGCTGAGGCTCGCGCGTTGCTTTGTCTTTGGCCTGCCGTTTCATTTTGTAGCGGTGGTTCTGAAACCAGATCTTCACCTGGTTCGGCGTCAGGTGGATCAGACTGGCTAGGTGCTCGCGCTCCGGAGCAGACAGGTAGCGCTGCTGCTTGAACCTACGCTCGAGCTCATACACCTGCGCCTGGGAGAACAGCACGCGACGCTTCCTGCGCGGAGCCGCGTGCAGAGTCACCATGGACTTGGCGTCCATTCCCGCGAGCGCGCCCATATTCATGTTCATAGTAGTGGAGGAACCCATGAACCTAGGAACTTCAAAAGagacagattattattattactattattattattattattattattattagacgtAGGCCTAGTAGGCTATTATTACAACAGGAATAAACTAAGACTCGTTTTAAACGGATTCATTACAAAATTTTAAAGTGCATTTATCAGTCAACATTTGATTAcataaaatgtgttaaaatacTAATTTTAAAACAGTGTCcatgtatatataatacagagagaaaaaatatttcatatatatatatatatatatatatatatatatatatatatatatatatatatatatatatatatatataatgtatgtgtgtgtgtgtgtgtagcctacATACAAttgtctcttttttccccctcattggTCTAAAAATATAAGTATGATGTGTAACCCAGTTATTCCCTCATATATTATGTAAAACTCGTTGCACGTTCTCCGTGTAAAGATTGTTTTATAGCTAGACAACTGAAAATACTGTGTGTAAAgttgcgcgtgtgtgtgtgtactatttGTTCTAACCAGGGTTAATAAAATTGAGAAGAAAACGACTAGAAGATATGCCATTCAGTTTAAATAGTGACAGATTTAGTTTGC
The sequence above is drawn from the Ictalurus punctatus breed USDA103 chromosome 25, Coco_2.0, whole genome shotgun sequence genome and encodes:
- the nkx2.4b gene encoding NK2 homeobox 4b produces the protein MSLSPKHSTPFSVSDILSPLEESCFKKFACMEGAYRQPPPPVQSAQHQHQHQHHHQHQHHQQQQQQQQQHGVSHGAYHVPHGMSQFSHAAVAGYCNGSLGGVAELPTYQESVRSGAATAAWYGANPEPRYAALPRFMGSSTTMNMNMGALAGMDAKSMVTLHAAPRRKRRVLFSQAQVYELERRFKQQRYLSAPEREHLASLIHLTPNQVKIWFQNHRYKMKRQAKDKATREPQLQQDAGDACQQQQHSPRRVTVPVLVKDGKPCQNGSDTQTSGQNVAMPAVPLQQRSQTVESLASAADELEDMAPSPPALHSAHLSGLSHLDSALLEYNMAGSNLLYGRTW